The Fontisubflavum oceani genomic interval TGTCGCCCGCGCGCGATCACGCTAAGCAGGGGCATGGTGCAGGTGGATGCCGAGCTGGATCAGTTGGAGGATGGTGCCTTGATGGTGCTTTACGCCAATGGAGATCAAGGGGCCGCGCGGGTCTTGACGGCGCGGCTCCTGCCGCGTGTGTTTAGCCATGCCGTGCGGGTTTTGGGCGATCGGGCCGAGGCCGAAGATGTGGCGCAAGACGCGATGATGCGGCTTTGGCGTGCGGCGGCGACTTGGCGACCTGATGGCGCGGCGAAGCCGGGCACGTGGCTCTATCGCGTCACTGCCAATCTTGTCGTGGATCGGTTGCGCCGCTCGGGGCGCGCGGTCGGTCTGGACGCGGTGGAGGAGCCTGCCGACGAGGCTGAGAGTGCCGAGGCGCGCTTGATGCGGCAAGGGCGGATGGCGGCCTTGGATGCGGGGCTGGCGCGGTTGCCGGAACGGCAACGCCAGGCCGTGGTTTTGCGGCATATCGAGGGTTTGTCGAACCCGGAGATTGCCGCAGTGTTGGACATCAGCACCGAAGCGGTGGAAAGTTTGACGGCGCGGGGCAAACGCGCGCTGGCGGCCAATCTGGCCGGTCAGAAGGAGGCATTGGGCTATGGTGACGGATAAGGATGATCTTTCAGCACTTCTTGCTGAGGCGCGCCAGGATGCCATCCCGAGC includes:
- a CDS encoding RNA polymerase sigma factor, coding for MVQVDAELDQLEDGALMVLYANGDQGAARVLTARLLPRVFSHAVRVLGDRAEAEDVAQDAMMRLWRAAATWRPDGAAKPGTWLYRVTANLVVDRLRRSGRAVGLDAVEEPADEAESAEARLMRQGRMAALDAGLARLPERQRQAVVLRHIEGLSNPEIAAVLDISTEAVESLTARGKRALAANLAGQKEALGYGDG